One window of Pseudomonas sp. FP198 genomic DNA carries:
- a CDS encoding YkgJ family cysteine cluster protein, whose amino-acid sequence MKCREGCGACCIAPSISSPIPGMPQGKPAGERCVQLSVDNLCQIFGRADRPAVCSAFEADIEVCGHSSEEAIRLIGWWEQVTAA is encoded by the coding sequence ATGAAATGCCGCGAGGGCTGTGGCGCCTGCTGCATCGCCCCCTCCATCAGCTCACCCATCCCGGGGATGCCTCAAGGCAAGCCGGCGGGCGAGCGTTGCGTGCAGTTGTCGGTCGACAATCTGTGCCAGATATTCGGCCGGGCCGATCGCCCTGCGGTGTGCTCGGCGTTTGAGGCTGACATCGAGGTCTGTGGCCACAGCAGCGAAGAAGCCATTCGACTGATCGGTTGGTGGGAGCAAGTCACGGCAGCGTAA
- a CDS encoding translation initiation factor 2, whose amino-acid sequence MKAIVPAVWVLLGLLTAFHSGGVVAAAAQEKPAASATKNPGKAPVAVKKAPAKKTANTRKKRAPVASKSKSAREIAKTRLPPAKLDLSLPNEMVEELKPPGTVPLPKREPLLPPMFGDKPGPFQLNGRLLSNEMQLPLRNQERNEVEGAALEFEFKQ is encoded by the coding sequence ATGAAAGCCATTGTCCCTGCCGTCTGGGTTTTGCTTGGCCTGTTGACTGCCTTCCATTCAGGAGGCGTCGTGGCGGCTGCGGCACAGGAGAAACCCGCGGCCAGCGCCACGAAGAATCCTGGCAAGGCACCCGTAGCGGTGAAAAAAGCCCCCGCGAAGAAAACCGCGAATACCAGAAAAAAACGTGCCCCCGTCGCCTCCAAAAGCAAATCCGCTCGCGAAATTGCCAAGACCCGACTGCCACCTGCGAAGCTCGATCTGAGCTTGCCCAATGAAATGGTCGAGGAGCTGAAACCCCCGGGAACTGTGCCGCTGCCCAAGCGTGAGCCGTTGTTGCCGCCCATGTTCGGCGATAAGCCTGGGCCGTTCCAACTCAACGGGCGTTTGCTGAGCAACGAAATGCAGCTGCCGTTGCGCAACCAGGAGCGCAACGAAGTGGAGGGCGCAGCGCTGGAGTTCGAATTCAAGCAGTAG